The sequence below is a genomic window from Kitasatospora kifunensis.
CTCGGTCAGTTCCACGACTCCCCTGGCGAATCCGCCGAAGTCAGCGGCGAGTCGACCGGGCTCCGTCTCCTGGAGGGTGATCTCGACCTCCAGCGGCGTGGCGGCCGGGACCCACTGCCCGAAGCGCAGATCCCTTACCCCGGAGGCCACTTGACCGGGCCGCGCTCGTTCGGCGGCGTCCATCAGGTGCTGGACGATCGTCGTGGCCGGCACCACCGGCCAACGGTCCACCGGGTCTGGCCAACCGGGGCGCTGGCGGAAGAAGCAGTGGTCGAGCAGGTAGGGCATGGCGTCCAGTGAGATCTGCAGCTTGCTGGATCGGCCTGCCGAGCGGGGGCGAGCCGGCACCGTTCGCATCGCCGACTGCCGGGCCGCGCCGATCAGTTCCGCCGCCGTCCGCTCGGTGTCGCGCAGCAGTGCGTCCAGTTCGGCGGCGATCGGGTCGTGGTCGGCCAGCGAGGCGAGACTCGGTGTGCGCTGAGCGCGTGGTGCTTCCGGCGCAGGACGGCGGGCCGTGACCGTACCCGACGCCAGGTCCGCGCGGAGCTCGCCGAGGGCCGCCGGGTCCAGCGAGACGAGCGCGCCGCCGAGGTCCAACGGCACTGCCGGATGCGTACGTTGTCGCGCCGCCCGGTTGGTGGCCGCAGGGCGCAGGGCGGCCGCGTCCGGTTCGGCACCGTCCACCCACAGGGCCGCTGCCACCCGGCGCAGTTGCGCCAGCCCGTCGCGGTGCGGGGAGTTCGCCGCTACCGCCAGATGCGCCCGCTCGCCCAGCGTGTCACTCACCAGCGAGGCCAGTTGCCCGGTCCCCACCTGGACGAACGCCCGGAAGCCCGCCGCGTACATGGCCTCGACCAGTGGCCGGAACCGTACCGGCTCCAGCAGGTGCCGGATGAACAGCGCACGCACCGCCGCCTCCTCCGACGGGAACGGCGCGGCCGTCGTCCCGGACCAGATCGGCACGCTGGGCCGGTGCAGCTCGAAGCGCTCGGCGGCCGCTCGGATCGGGCCGAGATAGGGGGCCAACATCGGGGTGTGGAAGCCGGATTGGAAGGGCAGCAACTGGCCGAGCACGCCACGGGCGCGGAACCAGTGGACCAGCTGCGTGACCGGTTGCCGTGGGCCGCAGACGATCGACTGCTGCGGCGCGTTGTCGTGGGAGAGGACGACCTCGGACATCCCCTCGACCGTCGCCAGCGCGTCGAGCACCCGGTCGGCGCAGGCCCCGAGCGCGGCGAAGGCCAACCCGGGGACGCGCAGCGAGTCCGGGTCGAAGGACTCCAGGAAGGCGTCCACCGAGGCTCCGGCGTACACCCCGCCCGCGATCATGGCGGTCCACTCGCCGACGCTGTGCCCGGCCAGGCCGTCGGGGTGCACACCGATGCGGCGCAGCGCCGCATCGAGCAGGCGTCCGACCGCCACCACGCCGACGCCGTGCCGTCCGATGTCACCGACCCGGGAGGCCGCCGCCGGGGCCGAGGTCGGAGCCGGGGCCCCTGGCGGGTTCGGGTCACCGTCGGTGAGCAGCGGACGCGGCAGGCCGAAGTGGTCGGCGACGTCGTCCACCCTCGGGGTGAACTCGCCCTCCAGGCCAGGGAAGAGGAAAGCGACCCGGGGGCCGTCGCCACTCCCGGCGCCCAGCAGCGGCTGCGGCGTGAACCACACGTCGCCGCGTCCGCGCCAGGCCCGGCCCCGGGCCACCGCGCGGCGCGCCAGTGCCAGCCGTTTCGCCGTCGGGTCGGCGATCGCCACCCGGCAGCGTGGCGCCGAACCGCCGGGCTCCGCCTGGGCGGCGGCCAACAGCGACGAGTCGTCGGCCGCCAGGAGTTCGGCCAGTTGCTCGGGCCCCTCTGCGGCCAGCCGCAGCACCCGCTCCGGCTCGGTGACGGCGACCCGTACAGCCGCGCCCGCAGCGGGCGTGCGGGAGTTGGGGGCCTGTTCCAGCACCACATGGGCGTTGATGCCGCCGAAGCCGAACGCGTTCACAGCGGCCCGGCGCGGTGGTCCGCCGGGAGCGGTCTCCCAGGGCTGGGCGGCGTCGATGGTGCGGAAACGGGTGGCGGCCAGCGCCGGGTGCGGGTCCTCGCAGTGCAGCGTGGGGAGCAGGACGCCGTGGTGCACCGCCAGGGCCGCCTTGACCAGGCCTGCGACCCCGGCGGCCGGCATGGTGTGACCGATCATGGACTTCACCGAACCCAGCACCGCCCGCGCAGCACCACGGTCTGCCGTCGCCGGGCCGAACACCTCGGCCAGCGTGGCGAGTTCAGCAGCATCTCCGGCCGGGGTCGCCGTGCCGTGAGCCTCCAGCAGGCCGAGCGCGCCGGGCGCCGCCGGGTCGAGCCCCGCCGCCCGCCAGGCCGCCCGCACGGCCCGGCTCTGGCCACCCGGGTCGGGGTTGGTCAGGCCGGCCGTGCGACCGTCGCTGGCCACTGCGGTGCCGCGGATCACCGCGTACACCCTGTCGCCGTCCCGCTCGGCGTCGGCGAGCCGTTTGAGCACCACCACGCCGGTGCCCTCGCCGATCAACAGGCCGTCGGCACCCCGGTGGAACGGGCGGCTGCGCTGGCTCGGGGAGAGCGCCCGCAGCTGCGCGAACACGCTCCACAGCGTGACGTCGTGGCAGTGGTGCACCCCGCCGGCCAGGACCACGTCACAGCGGCCACGGGCCAGCTCACCGACCGCCTGGTCCACCGCGACCAGCGAGGAGGCGCACGCGGCGTCCACCGTGTAGGCCGGACCACGCAGGTCCAGCCGGTTGGCCAGCCGGGAAGCGGCCAGGTTGGGCACCAGGCCGATCGCCGACTCCGGCCGGTCGGGGCCGAGTTGATCGGTGAATGCGGCTTTGACTTTGGTGAGTTGACCTTCCGTCAACTCGGGCAGCAGCTCGCTCAGGGTGCGGAGCACCTGCTGCGTGCCGCGGACCCGCTGGTCGAGCCGGACCAGGCCTGGCGTCAGGTACCCACCCCGGCCCAGCACCACGCCGACCCGATCGCGGTCCGGCAGCCGGCCCTCCCCGCCCGCATCGGCGATGGCCGCCGCGGCGACCTGGAGCGCGATCAGCTGATCGGGCTCGGTGCCCGGCACCGAGCTCGGCATCAGCCCGAACCGGGTCGGCTGCACCTCGGCCAGGCCGTCCACGAAGCCGCCGCGTCGGCAGTAGAGCCGGTCCGGCACCGCCACTGCCCCTGCGGCGGCAGCCGGGTCGTAGTAGTCCGCGTCCCAACGGCCCGCGGGGACCTCGGTGATCGCGTCGACGCCGCTCTTCAGGTTCTGCCAGTAGGCCGCCAGGTCGGGGGCCCCGGGCAGCAGCACCGCCATGCCCACCACGGCCACTGGAGGGAACTGACGCTGCGTCAGCTCTCTCGCATCCAGTTGATCCGTCACCGGCCTGGTCACCAGCCCGAGGCGGTGTAGACCACGGAGCGCACCGACGGATCGCCCCAGGCGAGTTCACGCAGCAGCGCGAGGGTGCCGGCATCCGGGTCGATCAGCTTCACCCCGCGCCGGACGTAGTCGCGGGCCAACTCCGTTGAGACCATGCCACCGTGGGTGCCGGACGGCGCCCAGGGTCCCCAGTGCACGGTCAGCGCGCGACGACCGGTGCGCGAGGACCAGCGGGCGCCCAGCTCCTCCAGCGCGTCGTTGGCCGCCGCGTAGTCACTCTGGCCGCGGTTGCCCAGAGCGGCCGCGATGCTGCCGAACAGCACCGTGAAGCGCGGCCCGGCCTCGGCCAGCGCGTCGGTCGGCAGCTCGGCCAGTGCGGCCAGCAGCGCCCTGGCACCCTCGGCCTTGGTGGCGAAGACCCGCCGGAAGGACTCCAGGTCCTTCTGCGCCAGCACCTTGTCCTCGATCACACCCGCCGCGTAGACGACACCGTCCAGCCTGCCGTACTCGGCGTACACCTCCTTGACCGACTGGCGCAGCGCCGCCGGATCGGCCACGTCCACGGACCGGTAGCGGGCCGGCGAGCCGAGCGCCGCCAGCTCGTCGAGCGTCGCCGTGACCTCGCGTCCGGCCAGCAGCCGGGCAGCGGCGGCGTCGACCTCGGGCAGCGGCACGCCCTGGCGGGCGAGCACGGCGCGCAGCGCGGACCGGTCGCGCGCGGCGGCCGTCAGCGGGTCCTCGGGACCCTCGGGCTGCGCGGTGCGACCCAGCAGCTCCAGGCGGCAGCGACCGGCCGCGGCGAGCGTGGCCGCGAACCGCGCGGTGATCCCACGCGCCCCACCGACCAACAGCACCACGGCATCCCGGTCGAGCCCGAGCGCGGCAGCCTCCGCCACACCGTCACCGGCCGGCCCGGCGCCCGTGCTGCCGAGCAGCCCGAGGCCGCGCTCCACCAGTGCCAGGCCTTGGCGCCCGCCCTGACCATGCCGCACCACCGGCTCGCGGTCGACGGCCGTCAGTTCGTCGAGCAACGCGTCGGCGGCAGCCTCTGCCGCGCGCGGGGCATCGAGCTCGACCAGCCGGATCGCGGTGTCCGGGTACTCGCGGGCCAGCGTGCGGAAGAGGCCGCGCAGGCCGTCCGCCCGGGCGCTCGACTCGTCGGCTGCCCGCGCCGCTGGCGTGGCGGCTGGCGTAGCGGCTGGCATGGCGGCTGATGCGAGGGCTGGCGTCAGGGCTGGCGTAGCGGTTCGGGCGGCGAGCAGCCAGCGCGGCGAGCGGGCCAGGGCAGCCTTCAGGGCGGGTACGCAGCCCGGCAGCACCGGCGCGCCGTGCTCGGCGAGCGGGTCCAGCAGCACGACGCCGTCCACCGGGCCGTCGCTGGGCGACAGTTCGTGCGTGGCACCCAGCATGAGCGGCTGCGCGCCGATGGCGGTGAGCCGCGTGGCCAGGGCCTGAGCGACCCCGTGGCCATCCGTCCCCAGCAGCGCGAAGCGCTTGCCCGCCAGGGCCTCGGGGGCGCCCGCGGCCTCGACGAGCGGGACGGCCGCGAACTCCAGCCGCGCAGGCTCGTGACCCGCGACGGGCTCTACCGCCTTGGGGGTTCCTGCCTGCTCGGAGACCGGCCCGGATACCGTCTGGGTCACCGGCTCGGACACCGACTGGGGCACAGGTTCCTGCGCTGTCCCGCCGAGCCGGGCAGTCAGCCAGGTGGTGATGGCGGCGGTGGTCCGGGCGCGGGAGAGTTCCTCCACCTGCTCGTCGGCCAGCCCGCCGAGCTGGTGGGCATCACCCAGGCGACGGGCGAGTTGGCCGATGATCTCGGTGCGCTTGATGGAGTCGATGCTGAGGTCGGCCTCCAGGTCCAGATCGGGTTCGATCATCTCGGCGGGGTAGCCGGTGCGCTCGCTGATCACCTCCACCACCGCGCGCAGCACCTCGTCCGGCCCGAACTCCGTTGCCGTGGGCGTCCTTTCCGGCTCTGCGAGCGCCGCGAGCGGCTCGGCCGGCGACGTCGGCGACGCCACCGCCGCAGGACGCGCCGCAGCAGGCACCGCCACCGGAGCACGCACCGCCACCGGAGCAGGCGCCTCGCCCGTCCCACCGAGGTACGTCATCAGCACGTCCCGCTGCGCCGCGATCAACTCCCGGCTGCTCCGCAGGAACTCCGCGATCAGCTCGTCGCCGTTCGGTTCTGGTCTCTGCGTCGCCATCAGCGCCTCCGGTACGGGTCGGGCCGGTGCGAGCGCACCGGGCAGCAGTTCTCCGGCAGCGGTGCGCACCAGCTGCCCGTCCACCGTCCAGCCGGGCCTGCGCGGCGCCCGCGCCCGGCCCGCGTCCACCGCGTCCCGCCCGCGCAGCAGCCGGTCGGTGCGCACCGGCACGCCCGCGACGGCCAGTTCGGCCAGCGCGTCCAGGAAGCCGGGCAGGCCGCGTCGGCGTCCCTCGATCGGCACCGCCCGGTGCGGCCGATCTCCCAGCACCGCCGACACCAGCCGGCTCAGTACCGACCCGGGACCGGCCTCGATGAACACCCGGGCGCCGGCCGCGTACATGGCCTCGACCTGCTCCGCGAAGCGCACCGGCGCGCCGATCTGCGCGGCGAGTTCGGCGCGCACCCCGGCGGGGTCGGCCGGGTAGGGGGCCGCTGTGCGGTTCGCGAAGACCGGGAACTCCGGTGCCCGCACCGTGCGCGCTGCCAGTGCCTGCGCGAAGCGCTCGCCCGAGCCCGCCACCAGCGGACTGTGGAAGGCGCACGCCACCGGCAACCCGGTCACCCCGTACCCGGCTTCGCGGAGCAGCCGGACGGCGGTCGCCAACTCCGGCGTCGCGCCCGAAATGACCGTCTGCTTCGGCCCGTTGTGGTTCGCCGCGACCACCCGCCCGGCCAGCCCAGCTGCTGCCAGCACCTGCTCGACCGCCGCGGCGCCGGCCTTCACCGCCGCCATCGATCCCGGGTCCTCGCCCTCGCCGACCGCCTCCAGGATGGCCCTCGCCCGCTCGGCACCGAGCCCGGGCAGGTCCTCGGCTGCCAGCGCGCCCGCCGCGCACAGCGCCACCAGCTCGCCGTAGCTGTGCCCGCCGGCCAGCGCCGGCCGCACCCCGGCCAGCGCCAGCAGCTCGTACGCGGCCAGGCCAGCCATCCCCAGGACCGGCTGAGCCACCCTGGTGTCGGTCACCGCGTCACGCTGCGCCTGCCGCGCCTCGGGTGTGAAGGCCAGCGGCGGGTAGAGCACATCGGCGTACGCCCCGCCGAGTCGCAAGTGCCGCTGCACACTGGGAAAGGCGGCGAACAGCTCCGCGAACATCCCCGGACGCTGACTGCCCTGCCCGGGGAAGAGGAACGCGACCTCGCCGGTGCCACCGTCCTGCGCCAGGTACAGTCCGTCCGCCGGACTGTGCTCGCCGCCGACCGCCCGGCGCAGCAGCGACGTCAGTTCGGCGACGTCCGAGGCCACCACCGCGACCTGCACCGAACCGTGCCCCGACTCCGCCCGCCGCGAGGCTGCCAGCGCCAAGTCCCGCAGCCGCCAGGGCGATCCGTCCGCCGTCGCCAGTCGCAGCAGCTCCGCCACACCGCGCAGCGCCCGCTCCCGGTCGGCGCCGCGGAAGGTGAACAGCTCGGCCGGCCACTCCTGCAGGCCGTGCACCGGCGCCGGCCCGTCGTAACCCTGCAGCACGACATGGAAGTTGGTGCCTCCGAAGCCGAACGCGCTCACCCCCGCCACTCGTTCGGCGGGCGCGGTGGCCCACGGCCGCGCCTCGGCATGGAAGGCGAACGGGCTGCTCTCCTGCTGCCAGGCCTGGTTCGGCCGGGTCAGGTGCAGGGTCGGCGGCTTGATCCCGGTGTGCAGTGCCAGCGAGGCCTTGATCAGGCCCGCCAGCCCCGCCGCGCACTTGGTGTGCCCGATCTGCGACTTGACCGACCCCAGCGCGCAGCCTCCGGGAGCGGCCCCGGCCTGCGCGAAGACCTCGCTCAGCACGGTGAGTTCGGTGCGGTCGCCGACCACCGTCCCGGTGCCGTGCGCCTCTACCAGCCCGACCTGCGCCGGCGTCACCCCGGCGCTGCGGTACGCCCGCTCAAGGGCCAGCCGCTGGCCCTCGGGTCGGGGCGCCGTCAGACCCAGCGAGCGGCCGTCGCTCGCGCTGCCCACGCCCTGGACCACCGCGTAGACCCGGTCGCCGTCCCGCTCCGCGTCCGCCAGCCGCTTCAGCACCAGGCAGCCGATTCCCTCACCGAGCGCGACGCCGTCCGCCGACGCGTCGAACGGGCGGGACCGGCCGGTGGGCGAGAGCGCGTGCACCGAGGCGAAGAGCAGGAAGTCGTTGATCCCGTTGTGCAGGTCGGCGCCACCGCAGAGCGCCAAGTCACTGGTGCCGGACACCAGTTCCTTGCAGGCCACATCCAGCGCTGCCAGCGAGGAGGCGCAGGCCGCGTCCACCGAGAAGTTGGCGCCGCCCAGGTCGAGCCGGTTGGCGATCCGTCCGGCGATGACGTTGGACAGCACGCCGGTGAAGGAGTCCTCGGTGAGCCTGGGCAGTTGATCGGCGATCGCGGCCGGCACCTCGCCACCCAGGTAGGCCGGAAGCAGCGCCCCCAACACACCCGCGTTCGACAGGTCACTGCCCGCCTCGGCGCCGAACACCACGCTGGTCCGGGAGCGGTCGAACTGCCGCCCGCCGCTGCGCCCGCCGTCCCCGCCGCCCGCGTCGTATCCCGCGTCCAGCAGTGCGCGCCGCGCCGCCTCCAGCGCCAGCAGCTGCACCGGTTCGATGCTGCCGAGTGCGCTCGGTGGGATGCCGTAGCTCAGCGGATCGAACGGGATCCGCGGCAGAAAGCCGCCCCACTTGGACGGCGTGCTGCCCGGCCCACCGTCCGCCGAGTGGTAGATCGCCGGGTCCCACCGCTCGACCGGCACCTCGGTCACCGAATCCACCCCGGCCACGATGTTGGCCCAGAAGGCGGGCAGATCCGGCGCCTGCGGGAACATACCGGCCATGCCGATCACGGCGATGTCCAGCGGTGCCGCCGCCTCCTTCTCCTCAACATGAGTCTGCGTCAGTTCGAGGGCCCTGGCGGCGAGGAAGTCGGTTGCCCCGGTGGTGACGGCGGCGTGCAGCTCGGCCAGGGTCGTGGTGGCCGAGCGCAGCACGGCGACCTGCCCCGCCATGAACATCCCGCGGGCCAACTGCCCCTGCTCGTCCACCGCGGTGAGCTCCCCCGCCACCCGGTCGACGCCCTTGCTGGCGATCCGCAGTCGGCCGACGTTCAGCCGCTCCAGCTGCTCCCAGGCCTCCCGATCCGGCACGCCCTCGTCGCGCAGCCGCTCCCGGGCCTGCGCGAACTCCACCGTGAACGGGCTCGGCAGGCAGCGCGTGGCATGCCCGGGTGCCGTCTGCAGCAACTCCGTTGCCTGCGCGGCCAGCACCTGGCGCTGGAACTGCGCCTGCACCGCGCCGTGCGCCACCGCCTCCTCGGTGCACAGGTACGCCGTACCCATCAGCACCCCCGCCGCCACGCCCCGGCCCGCCAGCGCAGCGGCCATCGCCGCCACCATCGCCGCCGACCGCTCGTCGTGCACACCACCCGCGAACAGCACCTCCACCGGCCGGTCACCCGCGCCGGCCGCCAGGAAGTCCTCCAGCACCGCCAGTTGCGCCTCCCAGAGCGGGAAGCTGCACCGGGGCCCGACGTGCCCGCCGCACTCCGACCCCTCGAAGACGAACCTGCGGGCCCCGTCCTCCAGGAACTGCCTCAGTAGCCCCGGAGAGGGCACGTGCAGGAAGGTCCGGATGCCCGCCTCCTCCAACACCCGTGCCTGCGCGGGCCGTCCGCCGGCGATCACCGCGTGGCTGGGGCGCACCGCCAGCACCTCGGCCAGTTGGGCGCTCCTGACCTCCTCCGAGGCGAACCCCAACACGCCGACGCCCCAGGGCAGTCCGCCCATGGCGACAGCCGTCTTCCCGAGCAGTTCCCGACTCTGCTCCGCACCGGCCAACGCCAGCGCCACGAACGGCAACGCTCCCGCCCCGGCCACCGCCGCCGCGAAGCCCGGCTGGTCACTGACCCTGGTCATCGGCCCCTGCGCCACCGGCAGTTCGGTGCCCAGGTCCAGGCTCAGCCGCGCCCCCACTCCCGCCTGCACGCCGTCCAGGACGGCGTCCCGCAGGGCGTGCACCGCCCGCCCGACCGTTCCCCACTTCTCGGCGAACCTCGCTGCCAGAAATCCGTCCTGACCAACCTTCAGCTCGCCCCTCCGCCCCAGCACCCGCTGCCCGTCGACAACAACCGTCTCGGACCCGTCCATGCCGCGCACCGCCGCCGCATCCTCCTGCGACACCGCCGACTCGGCCAGCAGCGCGAGCTGACTGTCCAGTACCACCCCGGCCGCCCCGCCGGCCACCGCCGCCACCGCCGTCCGCAGCCCGATCCCGCCGCAGGCCCACACCGGCACGTCCACCTCAGGCGCCCCGAGCAACCGCTGCAGGAGCACGAAGGTACTCAACTCCCCTACCCGTCCGCCGCTTTCACTCCCACGCGCGATCAGCCCGTGCGCCCCGGCCCGCACGGCGGCCACCGCCTGCCCCAGCTCGGTCACCTCGATCAGCAGCCGGTACTGCGCCGCGAGCTCCGCCGGCTCCCACCCGGGCACCTGCCCGGCCAGCACCACGGTCTCCGGTCTCGCCCCGTCGAGCGAGCCCAACTCCCCAGGTGAGAGCCGACATCCAGGCCCCACCCGCACCCCGAACCGGCCACCCAAGC
It includes:
- a CDS encoding type I polyketide synthase, translated to MRPAPPCTGLLTDLVIGVTPFCQPDAGLAEAVCRAGGLGVLDLGTGDRRSREELAALKERLGGRFGVRVGPGCRLSPGELGSLDGARPETVVLAGQVPGWEPAELAAQYRLLIEVTELGQAVAAVRAGAHGLIARGSESGGRVGELSTFVLLQRLLGAPEVDVPVWACGGIGLRTAVAAVAGGAAGVVLDSQLALLAESAVSQEDAAAVRGMDGSETVVVDGQRVLGRRGELKVGQDGFLAARFAEKWGTVGRAVHALRDAVLDGVQAGVGARLSLDLGTELPVAQGPMTRVSDQPGFAAAVAGAGALPFVALALAGAEQSRELLGKTAVAMGGLPWGVGVLGFASEEVRSAQLAEVLAVRPSHAVIAGGRPAQARVLEEAGIRTFLHVPSPGLLRQFLEDGARRFVFEGSECGGHVGPRCSFPLWEAQLAVLEDFLAAGAGDRPVEVLFAGGVHDERSAAMVAAMAAALAGRGVAAGVLMGTAYLCTEEAVAHGAVQAQFQRQVLAAQATELLQTAPGHATRCLPSPFTVEFAQARERLRDEGVPDREAWEQLERLNVGRLRIASKGVDRVAGELTAVDEQGQLARGMFMAGQVAVLRSATTTLAELHAAVTTGATDFLAARALELTQTHVEEKEAAAPLDIAVIGMAGMFPQAPDLPAFWANIVAGVDSVTEVPVERWDPAIYHSADGGPGSTPSKWGGFLPRIPFDPLSYGIPPSALGSIEPVQLLALEAARRALLDAGYDAGGGDGGRSGGRQFDRSRTSVVFGAEAGSDLSNAGVLGALLPAYLGGEVPAAIADQLPRLTEDSFTGVLSNVIAGRIANRLDLGGANFSVDAACASSLAALDVACKELVSGTSDLALCGGADLHNGINDFLLFASVHALSPTGRSRPFDASADGVALGEGIGCLVLKRLADAERDGDRVYAVVQGVGSASDGRSLGLTAPRPEGQRLALERAYRSAGVTPAQVGLVEAHGTGTVVGDRTELTVLSEVFAQAGAAPGGCALGSVKSQIGHTKCAAGLAGLIKASLALHTGIKPPTLHLTRPNQAWQQESSPFAFHAEARPWATAPAERVAGVSAFGFGGTNFHVVLQGYDGPAPVHGLQEWPAELFTFRGADRERALRGVAELLRLATADGSPWRLRDLALAASRRAESGHGSVQVAVVASDVAELTSLLRRAVGGEHSPADGLYLAQDGGTGEVAFLFPGQGSQRPGMFAELFAAFPSVQRHLRLGGAYADVLYPPLAFTPEARQAQRDAVTDTRVAQPVLGMAGLAAYELLALAGVRPALAGGHSYGELVALCAAGALAAEDLPGLGAERARAILEAVGEGEDPGSMAAVKAGAAAVEQVLAAAGLAGRVVAANHNGPKQTVISGATPELATAVRLLREAGYGVTGLPVACAFHSPLVAGSGERFAQALAARTVRAPEFPVFANRTAAPYPADPAGVRAELAAQIGAPVRFAEQVEAMYAAGARVFIEAGPGSVLSRLVSAVLGDRPHRAVPIEGRRRGLPGFLDALAELAVAGVPVRTDRLLRGRDAVDAGRARAPRRPGWTVDGQLVRTAAGELLPGALAPARPVPEALMATQRPEPNGDELIAEFLRSSRELIAAQRDVLMTYLGGTGEAPAPVAVRAPVAVPAAARPAAVASPTSPAEPLAALAEPERTPTATEFGPDEVLRAVVEVISERTGYPAEMIEPDLDLEADLSIDSIKRTEIIGQLARRLGDAHQLGGLADEQVEELSRARTTAAITTWLTARLGGTAQEPVPQSVSEPVTQTVSGPVSEQAGTPKAVEPVAGHEPARLEFAAVPLVEAAGAPEALAGKRFALLGTDGHGVAQALATRLTAIGAQPLMLGATHELSPSDGPVDGVVLLDPLAEHGAPVLPGCVPALKAALARSPRWLLAARTATPALTPALASAAMPAATPAATPAARAADESSARADGLRGLFRTLAREYPDTAIRLVELDAPRAAEAAADALLDELTAVDREPVVRHGQGGRQGLALVERGLGLLGSTGAGPAGDGVAEAAALGLDRDAVVLLVGGARGITARFAATLAAAGRCRLELLGRTAQPEGPEDPLTAAARDRSALRAVLARQGVPLPEVDAAAARLLAGREVTATLDELAALGSPARYRSVDVADPAALRQSVKEVYAEYGRLDGVVYAAGVIEDKVLAQKDLESFRRVFATKAEGARALLAALAELPTDALAEAGPRFTVLFGSIAAALGNRGQSDYAAANDALEELGARWSSRTGRRALTVHWGPWAPSGTHGGMVSTELARDYVRRGVKLIDPDAGTLALLRELAWGDPSVRSVVYTASGW
- a CDS encoding polyketide synthase — protein: MTDQLDARELTQRQFPPVAVVGMAVLLPGAPDLAAYWQNLKSGVDAITEVPAGRWDADYYDPAAAAGAVAVPDRLYCRRGGFVDGLAEVQPTRFGLMPSSVPGTEPDQLIALQVAAAAIADAGGEGRLPDRDRVGVVLGRGGYLTPGLVRLDQRVRGTQQVLRTLSELLPELTEGQLTKVKAAFTDQLGPDRPESAIGLVPNLAASRLANRLDLRGPAYTVDAACASSLVAVDQAVGELARGRCDVVLAGGVHHCHDVTLWSVFAQLRALSPSQRSRPFHRGADGLLIGEGTGVVVLKRLADAERDGDRVYAVIRGTAVASDGRTAGLTNPDPGGQSRAVRAAWRAAGLDPAAPGALGLLEAHGTATPAGDAAELATLAEVFGPATADRGAARAVLGSVKSMIGHTMPAAGVAGLVKAALAVHHGVLLPTLHCEDPHPALAATRFRTIDAAQPWETAPGGPPRRAAVNAFGFGGINAHVVLEQAPNSRTPAAGAAVRVAVTEPERVLRLAAEGPEQLAELLAADDSSLLAAAQAEPGGSAPRCRVAIADPTAKRLALARRAVARGRAWRGRGDVWFTPQPLLGAGSGDGPRVAFLFPGLEGEFTPRVDDVADHFGLPRPLLTDGDPNPPGAPAPTSAPAAASRVGDIGRHGVGVVAVGRLLDAALRRIGVHPDGLAGHSVGEWTAMIAGGVYAGASVDAFLESFDPDSLRVPGLAFAALGACADRVLDALATVEGMSEVVLSHDNAPQQSIVCGPRQPVTQLVHWFRARGVLGQLLPFQSGFHTPMLAPYLGPIRAAAERFELHRPSVPIWSGTTAAPFPSEEAAVRALFIRHLLEPVRFRPLVEAMYAAGFRAFVQVGTGQLASLVSDTLGERAHLAVAANSPHRDGLAQLRRVAAALWVDGAEPDAAALRPAATNRAARQRTHPAVPLDLGGALVSLDPAALGELRADLASGTVTARRPAPEAPRAQRTPSLASLADHDPIAAELDALLRDTERTAAELIGAARQSAMRTVPARPRSAGRSSKLQISLDAMPYLLDHCFFRQRPGWPDPVDRWPVVPATTIVQHLMDAAERARPGQVASGVRDLRFGQWVPAATPLEVEITLQETEPGRLAADFGGFARGVVELTERHAKPPTPWQVDASNERVPELTAAGLYAERWMFHGPAFQGLTELTALGPAHVRGVISAPAAPGALLDNVGQLLGYWIMATRTERSVVFPVGIRQLRFYGPPVPPGTELHCHIRISDLTDATLEAEVQLLVGGAVWAEVRGWQDRRFDSHPDTRPVERFADRHTISTPQPGGWVLLHERWPDLASRDLIMRNHLGAVERARYEQQSPRARRPWLLGRIAAKDAVRRWLWAQGESGVFPAEIEVRNEESGRPRVFGVHGRLLPALEVSLAHRGEAAVAIVRPSRPGGWPGVGIDLEEVVERPAETLSVALGPAEIRLLTECQMSYGGSEMLWFTRFWAAKEAAAKSEGTGLRGRPREFAVVAAEPSALTVVAGGPAGPGRPAGPRTHHLRCTQLSSPPGLPQRTYVVAWTPAEAGQAGQAGDESDNSHESDERTAPK